From a single Sorghum bicolor cultivar BTx623 chromosome 5, Sorghum_bicolor_NCBIv3, whole genome shotgun sequence genomic region:
- the LOC8086042 gene encoding zinc finger protein 10, whose amino-acid sequence MNSSTATAMDQTGKYWGMWGASSSSSTSTASPISAWAAAYGGSSEPSWEEQAFARDAAAHLGGCVWPPRSYSCTFCQREFRSAQALGGHMNVHRRDRALLRQGGSSSPDDVHAPNDDQSHPQQGALLYRAAAASNPSTTTTPTTTTAAAGTTTAGSAAAMGQDGDANTTTPTSYLSTIIKESKNKLFMPIPDHSVAEMREDQAAIDDHQCDRHDDGDSVQSARKKRRRLDHPLAAAAALLIFVQPTAKAATDVSQEGRADHETKVPQMTTPTSPSSISPLLDQRQELDLELRLGTTPKVTYMAIHKAS is encoded by the coding sequence ATGAACTcctccaccgccaccgccatggATCAAACAGGCAAGTACTGGGGCATGTGGGgagcaagcagcagcagcagcaccagcaCCGCGAGCCCCATCTCTGCTTGGGCAGCGGCGTACGGCGGCAGCAGCGAACCGTCGTGGGAGGAGCAGGCCTTTGCGCGTGATGCGGCGGCGCACCTCGGCGGCTGCGTGTGGCCGCCGCGCTCTTACTCGTGCACCTTCTGCCAGCGCGAGTTCCGGTCGGCGCAGGCGCTCGGTGGCCACATGAACGTCCACCGCCGTGACCGGGCTCTTCTCCGGCAGGGGGGCTCGTCGTCCCCTGATGACGTGCACGCCCCCAACGACGATCAGTCACACCCACAGCAAGGTGCTCTCCTGTACAGGGCAGCAGCAGCCTCTAACCCTAGCACCACTACCACGCCGACTACTACTACTGCAGCTGCAGGTACTACTACTGCCGGCTCAGCAGCAGCCATGGGCCAGGATGGGGATGCCAACACCACCACTCCTACTTCCTACTTATCAACAATTATCAaggagagcaagaacaagcTCTTCATGCCCATACCAGATCACTCTGTGGCGGAGATGAGAGAAGATCAGGCGGCCATAGATGATCATCAGTGTGATCGTCATGACGATGGCGACAGCGTGCAGTCAGCCAGGAAAAAGAGGAGGCGTTTGGATCATCCattggcagcggcggcggcacttCTGATCTTTGTGCAGCCAACGGCAAAGGCCGCTACCGATGTTTCACAAGAAGGAAGAGCTGATCATGAGACAAAGGTACCACAAATGACAACCCCAACAAGCCCTAGCTCTATTTCCCCTCTTCTGGATCAACGACAGGAATTAGATCTAGAGTTAAGGCTTGGGACTACTCCAAAAGTTACATATATGGCGATACAC